One window from the genome of Bradyrhizobium xenonodulans encodes:
- a CDS encoding PstS family phosphate ABC transporter substrate-binding protein — MALSRIMAALLGLCLAGVNAAGAETRRLDIVGTGDGIDVLRAIAASFMQQEGSAQVEVPPSIGSGGGIAAVGSGKAILGRVARRLTDAEAASGIVYKAIARLPSAFIVHPGCGVSAVTSAQLVAIYSGRLANWKDLGGADMRIRVVRREDQDSTLSVLRASMPGWHDLQIAEKSKMATTTQEAIDTVRDVQGAIGFGPFSRPLEQGLTVLRVDGHYPTDADYPSSVVLALIYLNTLQDPDALAFLRFADERKAADVITSLGSLPVKP; from the coding sequence ATGGCACTTTCGAGGATAATGGCAGCCCTTTTGGGCCTTTGCCTTGCGGGGGTGAATGCCGCTGGCGCCGAAACACGCAGGCTCGACATCGTCGGGACCGGAGACGGTATCGATGTCCTGCGCGCCATCGCCGCGAGCTTCATGCAGCAGGAAGGATCCGCACAGGTCGAGGTCCCGCCGAGCATCGGTTCTGGCGGGGGCATCGCGGCCGTGGGGTCCGGCAAGGCGATCTTAGGGCGCGTCGCACGCCGCCTAACCGACGCCGAAGCGGCTTCCGGCATCGTCTACAAGGCGATCGCCCGCCTGCCCTCGGCTTTCATCGTCCATCCCGGCTGCGGAGTGAGTGCCGTCACAAGCGCGCAGCTCGTTGCGATCTATTCGGGCCGCCTTGCGAATTGGAAGGACCTGGGGGGCGCGGATATGCGCATCCGCGTCGTGCGGCGCGAGGACCAGGACAGCACTCTCAGCGTTCTGCGGGCCAGCATGCCCGGCTGGCACGATCTCCAGATCGCCGAGAAATCGAAGATGGCAACGACCACTCAGGAAGCGATCGACACGGTTCGCGATGTTCAAGGCGCGATCGGCTTCGGTCCTTTCTCGCGGCCATTGGAACAGGGGCTCACGGTGCTTCGCGTGGACGGCCACTACCCGACGGACGCGGATTATCCCTCGAGCGTGGTGCTGGCGCTAATCTATCTAAACACGTTGCAGGATCCGGACGCCCTGGCCTTTCTACGCTTTGCCGATGAACGGAAGGCAGCCGACGTCATCACCAGCCTCGGTAGTCTGCCCGTCAAGCCCTGA
- a CDS encoding 2Fe-2S iron-sulfur cluster-binding protein: protein MKRHCQLVINGKLVEARAGESLIDAALGGSILVPHDCRSGQCQSCRVTVVSGSVDDGGSGHGRTVLACQAAVAGDAEIEFEELPLPVKRAGAVTEINQLSSEIAEVVLTTSAPLEFRPGQYVRVKFSGYPAREFSPTFRLDGSFKQIELVFHIRCLPDGTVSGQLGKAIRPGHAAHVQGPFGQAYLRQGQGPLVLVAGGAGWAPIWALARSARSTQRNREMVVVAGSRDADNLYMLPSLQWLIDDGVRDVIATTEVGSNLAIRPGRPSHYLPLLGLEDTVYVAGPVGLVEIVKNKAHSANAQCYADPFLPSSQTPSLMDKVTRLWRSREQPHRPGL from the coding sequence ATGAAGAGGCATTGTCAGCTCGTCATCAACGGCAAGCTTGTCGAAGCCCGCGCCGGCGAAAGCCTGATCGACGCGGCGCTCGGCGGCTCGATTCTCGTTCCACACGACTGCAGATCGGGACAATGTCAGAGCTGCCGGGTGACGGTCGTTTCGGGTTCGGTCGATGACGGCGGCTCGGGCCATGGCCGCACTGTGCTGGCCTGCCAGGCAGCGGTCGCAGGCGATGCTGAGATCGAATTCGAAGAATTGCCGCTCCCGGTGAAGCGGGCGGGCGCTGTCACCGAGATCAACCAGCTCTCGTCGGAGATCGCCGAAGTCGTGCTGACGACGTCAGCGCCGCTCGAGTTTCGGCCGGGCCAATATGTGCGCGTCAAGTTTTCCGGCTATCCTGCGCGCGAGTTCAGCCCGACCTTCAGGCTCGATGGTTCCTTCAAGCAAATCGAACTGGTCTTCCACATCCGGTGCCTGCCTGACGGCACCGTGTCGGGGCAGCTCGGCAAAGCCATCAGGCCCGGCCATGCGGCGCATGTGCAAGGCCCCTTCGGACAAGCCTATCTACGACAGGGCCAGGGGCCGCTGGTGCTGGTCGCCGGCGGAGCAGGTTGGGCCCCGATCTGGGCGCTGGCCCGCTCGGCGCGCTCGACCCAGCGCAACCGCGAGATGGTGGTCGTCGCCGGCAGCCGGGATGCGGACAATCTCTATATGCTTCCCTCGTTGCAGTGGCTGATCGACGACGGTGTCCGCGACGTCATTGCGACGACGGAGGTCGGGTCTAACCTGGCGATCAGGCCCGGGCGTCCATCGCACTACCTGCCCCTGCTTGGGCTGGAGGATACGGTCTACGTCGCCGGCCCCGTTGGTCTCGTCGAGATCGTGAAGAACAAGGCGCACTCGGCCAATGCGCAATGCTATGCCGATCCTTTCCTGCCGAGCTCTCAAACCCCATCGCTGATGGACAAAGTCACCCGTCTATGGCGAAGCCGGGAGCAGCCTCATCGCCCCGGCCTGTGA
- a CDS encoding ethylbenzene dehydrogenase-related protein produces the protein MNDVNARTNADALTERRLAQTKSRESPPRTDVGTIILHWATALAFVVSLVTGIRIAADALHAPFSKWLAPVLPQGEIFSWHFLAGLAVFFCGSAYVAYLARSGLVERNSPKKTRILAMRAPARLKWGAVNVILHWFVYALVIFLTGTGVMMYLGYGGWWAYLHSTAAFVGLVYIFAHVAAHYLHGGWQQIFRVFRPTQLAITKAVRPRPVLVAAAIGVAVTCAVAGLDWATRDTLVIARVSAAPKLDGAMGDPVWSRALPVFIRTQQGANLGGSGESLVEVRALHDGQKIYFAFRWEDPTRSLRRIPIIKREDGWHALDERAGLQDAADFYEDKLAVIFSDNASLGGAGATGLGANPLPGKPMPINGRGFHSTTDGSYIDMWQWKASRGGMLGRVDSQYIGPPYAPTLDEQNYDARYQGGYWNKPGHSLYSYNFKFIHRSDKGPVTVLRLPKDWKAQVAALGKFDLDPNSSDDENGRWYMFDSESEPYTPEADARIPVGTILPGVIIAGDTEGERANVAGVSKWSNGHWTLELTRNMKSDGRYDKAFVPGRDLYMWVAVFDHAQTRHASHNRPVRVVPQK, from the coding sequence ATGAACGATGTCAACGCCCGAACGAACGCCGATGCCTTGACCGAGAGAAGACTCGCTCAAACAAAGTCCCGAGAAAGCCCGCCCCGCACCGATGTCGGGACGATAATCCTCCATTGGGCGACCGCGCTCGCGTTCGTCGTGAGCCTCGTTACCGGCATACGCATCGCAGCGGACGCGCTGCACGCCCCCTTCTCGAAATGGCTCGCTCCGGTTCTGCCGCAGGGCGAGATCTTTTCCTGGCATTTCCTCGCAGGGCTCGCCGTCTTCTTCTGCGGGTCGGCCTACGTCGCCTACCTCGCGCGCAGCGGCCTCGTCGAGCGCAACAGCCCCAAGAAGACGCGGATCCTCGCGATGCGCGCTCCGGCTCGCCTCAAGTGGGGAGCCGTCAACGTCATCCTGCACTGGTTCGTCTATGCGCTCGTGATCTTCCTCACGGGGACGGGCGTCATGATGTATCTCGGCTATGGCGGCTGGTGGGCTTATCTCCACTCGACCGCCGCCTTCGTCGGGCTCGTCTATATCTTCGCGCATGTCGCCGCGCATTATCTCCATGGCGGTTGGCAGCAGATTTTTCGCGTGTTTCGACCGACGCAGCTCGCGATCACGAAGGCCGTGCGGCCGAGGCCTGTCCTCGTCGCCGCTGCAATCGGGGTGGCCGTCACGTGCGCCGTCGCCGGGCTCGACTGGGCGACGCGCGATACGCTCGTCATCGCGCGGGTGAGCGCCGCGCCCAAGCTCGACGGCGCCATGGGAGATCCCGTCTGGTCGCGCGCGCTCCCCGTCTTCATTCGCACGCAGCAAGGTGCCAATCTCGGCGGATCGGGCGAATCGCTCGTGGAGGTGCGCGCCCTGCACGACGGGCAGAAGATCTATTTTGCCTTCCGCTGGGAGGATCCTACGCGCTCCCTCCGCCGCATTCCGATCATCAAGCGAGAGGATGGCTGGCACGCCCTCGACGAGCGTGCGGGTCTGCAAGACGCCGCCGACTTCTACGAGGATAAACTGGCGGTCATTTTCTCGGATAATGCATCGCTCGGCGGCGCAGGCGCGACGGGTCTCGGGGCCAACCCGCTGCCCGGCAAGCCGATGCCGATCAACGGCCGGGGCTTCCACTCCACGACGGATGGCAGCTACATCGACATGTGGCAGTGGAAGGCGTCGCGCGGGGGCATGCTCGGGCGTGTCGACAGCCAATATATCGGCCCGCCCTACGCCCCGACCCTGGACGAGCAGAATTACGATGCCCGCTATCAGGGCGGCTATTGGAATAAGCCTGGCCACTCTCTTTATTCGTATAATTTCAAGTTCATCCACCGGAGCGACAAAGGGCCCGTCACAGTTCTGCGGCTTCCCAAGGACTGGAAGGCGCAAGTCGCAGCCCTCGGCAAATTCGATCTTGATCCCAACAGCAGCGACGACGAGAACGGCCGCTGGTACATGTTCGACTCGGAGAGCGAACCCTACACTCCAGAGGCCGACGCGAGGATCCCCGTTGGCACGATCCTGCCCGGCGTGATTATCGCCGGCGACACCGAAGGGGAGCGAGCCAATGTCGCCGGGGTTTCAAAATGGAGCAACGGACATTGGACGCTCGAGCTGACGCGCAACATGAAAAGCGATGGCAGATATGACAAAGCCTTCGTGCCAGGCCGCGATCTCTACATGTGGGTCGCTGTCTTCGACCATGCACAGACGCGGCATGCGAGCCATAACCGCCCGGTGCGTGTCGTGCCGCAGAAATAG